In the genome of Planktothrix serta PCC 8927, the window TCCTAGCATTAAATTAGATAGTTTTGTAATTATGCCGAATCATATTCATGGTATTATTATTTTAACGGATTATAGCTATAATTTATCGGAAATTGTCCGGGGGTTAAAAACATTTTCAGCCCGGAGAATTAATCAATTGCGATCGCTGTCAGGAATCTCTGTATGGCAAAGGGGGTATTATGAACATATTATTCGCAATCAGACAACATTAACAAAAATTCAAGAATATATTCTGAATAATCCCTATAATTGGCAAACCGACGAAATGCACCCGTCACAAAAATTTCCCATTTCTCAAAAATTCAATATTAAATTAAATGATAACATGACATTACCCCTGAATTTATCATCCTA includes:
- a CDS encoding transposase; its protein translation is MKYNRDIHHRHSIRLRGYDYSQPGAYFITICIDKRECLLGDIQEQIVILNRYGEVVNFNWLNLTKVYPSIKLDSFVIMPNHIHGIIILTDYSYNLSEIVRGLKTFSARRINQLRSLSGISVWQRGYYEHIIRNQTTLTKIQEYILNNPYNWQTDEMHPSQKFPISQKFNIKLNDNMTLPLNLSS